From Leptospira weilii:
TCCTCAAAAATTAAGTCAAATCGGGAATTCCCGACTCTTTAGAGGAATATTCCAGCATTCTAATTTTCGAAATAAGTTTATCACAGTATTCTACTCATGCGTCCGAGTAGTAAGGGTTCTTTGAGAATCGAACCTTGTTCTTTCTCGTACGAAATCGGTTCTAGTACACTTTGGTTGGTTAAATTTAAACGGCTCATGCGACACTTTCCTGCGAATTTTCTTTCCCATTTTCAATTGTAGTCTTTTTAATTTCTGAGTTTTGAATAAGACCCGGATATATTTCGTTTACGAATTTTTCGAAAAGGATCTTCTTCGTTCCTTCGTATTTTAGAGGATCTGAGTTTTGTTCGTAATATTCTAATTGGGGTTTGAGTAACTTAGTTTTACCCCATACTAAAAAACATTTGTAGGGATCTAAGTCCTTTATCTCTATTGGCTTGTCTGGCATCGGTTTTCTCTCATTGAATTTGGATAGATTTTGTTTTTCAGTTCGCATTGTATTTTTTTCAGCTCGTCTTTCATTTCTTACAAATAACCTGGACCAAAACTTAGATACGGACTCGGGACTTACCGACTGTTCATACCAAAACTTGGAATCTTGTTTTCTCAGTTGGATGAGTATCTTGATCTTACTTTCGATAACGTTCCATTCTCCTTTAGAAAATTCAAAGAGTAAGTTGAGTGCTTTTAGTTCCGAGGCCGGTTGTCCCATTGCGTTTCCGTGTTCCTGTAAATAGTAGTCTTGGAAGTTAATTAGCCAAGCAGCCGGGAATTGAAATCGCGGCTTCTCTTTTTGTTTGTGCTGATCTTGATTGTGTTCTTCTCTGCGCGCTTGTGCGGGCGGGCGGTACTCTCTAGAAGCTTTTAGTATTTGTGAAGAGAGTACTTGTTTTGATAGTCTTTGGTATATAGTATTTGGTAGGGGTTGATTTTCCGGGCTT
This genomic window contains:
- a CDS encoding helix-turn-helix domain-containing protein produces the protein MNENQRVYRVPKDRNFTVVKNHFIDDRRLSLKATAILLLALRYPDNWRMSVKGMTRLKSDKESSISSGFKELVAFGYAEYRKTRNTVTGKFESGWYFFEESQKPDVESIPNRSKKEELKQGELFAEEEIKSPVVENPGPDLPLQENPHLENPVAVNPSPENQPLPNTIYQRLSKQVLSSQILKASREYRPPAQARREEHNQDQHKQKEKPRFQFPAAWLINFQDYYLQEHGNAMGQPASELKALNLLFEFSKGEWNVIESKIKILIQLRKQDSKFWYEQSVSPESVSKFWSRLFVRNERRAEKNTMRTEKQNLSKFNERKPMPDKPIEIKDLDPYKCFLVWGKTKLLKPQLEYYEQNSDPLKYEGTKKILFEKFVNEIYPGLIQNSEIKKTTIENGKENSQESVA